In Poecile atricapillus isolate bPoeAtr1 chromosome 29, bPoeAtr1.hap1, whole genome shotgun sequence, the genomic window TGGCACGGGGAACCAGAGCCGGTGCCAGGGGGAACCAGAGCCAGGGCCGGGGGGAGCCAGAGCCGGTGCCACGGGGAACCAGAGCCAGAGCCACGGGGAGCCAGAGCAAGTGGGACCCAGAGCCGGTGCCACGGGGAACCAGAGCCGGTGCCGGTGCCACGGGGAACCAGAGCCGGAGGCGGTGCCGGTCCCGGGgggagccagagccagagccagagccgGTGCCATGGGGAACAAGAGCCAGAGCCGGGgggagccagagccagagccgGTCCCGCGGGGAACCAGAGCCGGAGCCGGGGGGAACCAGAGCCGGTGCCGGTCCCAAGGGGAGCCAGAGCCGGTGCCACGGGGAACCAgagccggtgccggtgccgcgAGGAACCAGAGCCGGGGAgagccggtgccggtgccgccgccgccaccgctaGATGGTGCTGGGACCCCGCGGCCCCCGCCGGACCCCCGGGCAGGGACGAGACGAGACCAGAGCGTGGGTACAACCAAGAGGCGTTTATTAACAAAATCAGACTTACCGGGGCTCGTCcgcccgcccggggccgccggTCCTGCCGCTGCGCCCGCCGCTCCTCCGGCGCCCCCCGGGATGGGGGGGGACACGCGGGGTCCTGCAGCCCCCGGCGGGGCACGGCCGCGGGGGGAGCACGGCCCGGGGGGAACATCACCCGGCCGCTGTCCGCAGCTCCCCCGGCCCCGGACACAGcgcaaaaagggaaaaaaaaaaaaaaagaaaaaaaatcaaaatgaaaaaaaaaaattttttttgaaaaccCCGAaggattaaaaataagaaaaaaatacaaaaaaatttacATCTGCAAGTTACAAATGCAGAGAACAGAATCCCAGAGCGATAAACGCAGAGGGgaggaagaaaatgcttttttttttttttctgcttttccatgtGTGGCAGGAGTCATGCAAGAATTTCTCAGGGGGGAAAttaagaaagggaaggaaaaaaaaaattcaaaagaaacagaaggggAAAATCAAAGCCCCACACCTGCAAAGtaaagagggatttttttttttttttctttttttcgggttttttgatttttttttttttggacacaGACTTTTGCATACCATTGATTCATTGGTGTATAATGCACTTATATTCCCAGCTTTAAGCTAACATACAGTAATAAATACACAGTCCAAGGAGGGCGcggggggctggggctgagccggCCGGGGCCGCGGTGGTTACTGATATCCCAAAGCGGAGGCTGACGTGAGTCTTTGGCCGTAGAGCGCGTACGGGGAGTAGTAAGGTCCGGCGGCCGGCAAGGAGGGCACGGGCAGGGCGCCGGCCGTGGGCAAGTGGCTCTTGCCGTAGGGGTGGTACCTGTTTAGTCCCAAAGTGTGTGGGCTCCTCAAGGAGAGCGAGGCCGGTAAGGTGTTGGGGCtcccgggggcggcgggcgggaggTGCAGGTGGCAGGAGGCCGCGGAGCCCAGCCCGGAGGTAGGGTAACCCGCCAAGAGTTTCTCGGCCCCCGGCAGGGCCGTGTGGGTCCGTAGGTGGGTGAGCAGCTCCTCCGAGGTGGCAAACCTCTTGTCGCAGGGTCCGCTGGCAGACACCCAGTTGCATATGTGGGGCAGGGGGTCGTTCTGCAGCATGAAGCCGTAGGTGTAGAGGGGGTGGCCGGGCAGGCTGGGGGTGCCGCTGGAGGAGAGCGTGGTGTGCACCGAGTGCAGGGGGTGCGTGGGGTACACCAAGGGGTATCCGCTCTTGAGGCTGCCGGGGTCGTGCACGCAGCTGGAGCAGTTGCTGGAGCCCAGGTGCGAGGCGCTGTGGTAGCTCAGGCAATACGGGTCCCGGCATAATCCCTGCATGAAGGAGGGCGGCGAGGCCCCGGTGAGCGGGCTGGAGCTGGGCGGTTTGCCCGGCAGCCCCAGCGCCCCCGGCAGCTGGCTGCCCACCAGCCCCGGCTTGGTGGGGTCCAGCCCGGGCACGAACTGGGACGGGTAGCCGGCGTAGGCACCGACGATGGAGCCGTGGTAGCCGATGCTGGAGGGCGGCAGGGGGAAGACGGAGTGGCCCGGCTTGTAGGGCGAGACGGGGGCCACATGGCCGGCGGGCGGCAGCGCGGGGGGCTCCGACTTGCGGCCCGAGGGGGGCTCGCCGTGCGCCCCGGCCTCCACCACCCCGCGCCCCAGCGCCCCTCCCGTCCCCTCGGGGCTGGGCTTGCCGCCCTCGGGCTCCTTCTTCTCCTCGGCGCCCTTGGGCTCGGGGTGCTGCGGCGAGGCCCCGCGGGAGCCGCCGGGCGAGGCTGCGGCGTGCGGGGGGAACGGCGGGCACGCGGCGCTGGGCACCCGAAAGCCGGCCTTGTCCGCGCCGCCCTCCTTGCGCGGCTCCCCGCCGCCCTTCGAGTACGGCTTGAAGCTGGACTTGTCCTCGGCGGGCGCGTCCCCGCTGCCCGGCGGCTTcagcgcggcggggcgggcggaggGCTCCTTCtcggcggcgg contains:
- the ZNF703 gene encoding zinc finger protein 703, yielding MSGAPGGPRPRTPPSRGAAAAPSPRPPPADPLRQASRLPIRVLKMLSAHGGHLLHPEYLQPLSSTPVSPIELDAKKSPLALLAQTCSQIGKPDPPPSSKLNAVAAAAPAAEKEPSARPAALKPPGSGDAPAEDKSSFKPYSKGGGEPRKEGGADKAGFRVPSAACPPFPPHAAASPGGSRGASPQHPEPKGAEEKKEPEGGKPSPEGTGGALGRGVVEAGAHGEPPSGRKSEPPALPPAGHVAPVSPYKPGHSVFPLPPSSIGYHGSIVGAYAGYPSQFVPGLDPTKPGLVGSQLPGALGLPGKPPSSSPLTGASPPSFMQGLCRDPYCLSYHSASHLGSSNCSSCVHDPGSLKSGYPLVYPTHPLHSVHTTLSSSGTPSLPGHPLYTYGFMLQNDPLPHICNWVSASGPCDKRFATSEELLTHLRTHTALPGAEKLLAGYPTSGLGSAASCHLHLPPAAPGSPNTLPASLSLRSPHTLGLNRYHPYGKSHLPTAGALPVPSLPAAGPYYSPYALYGQRLTSASALGYQ